Proteins encoded together in one Gigantopelta aegis isolate Gae_Host chromosome 8, Gae_host_genome, whole genome shotgun sequence window:
- the LOC121378853 gene encoding DPY30 domain-containing protein 1-like, translated as MTMAMETAYLKTHMGDCLAQCLCEVAEKRPADPIEYISQWLYKYEQNQRSLREKQADIERMEREKKEYELEKKMQEEMRQEAARIRAIEERKRKEQELLRQQEASTATKLATVMEKSEEPQEKVVSEEIKQSSVEILEESSETAPGSQEGAWGEEQAPSQGDENQDEPLEDESEEQAA; from the exons ATGACTATGGCGATGGAAACCGCATACCTGAAGACACACATGGGGGACTGTCTGGCGCAGTGTTTGTGCGAGGTAGCTGAGAAACGGCCCGCTGACCCAATCGAATACATCTCACAGTGGCTCTACAAATACGAGCAGAATCAGAGGAGTCTGCGGGAG aAACAGGCTGACATTGAGcggatggagagagagaagaaggagTACGAGTTAGAGAAGAAGATGCAGGAGGAGATGAGACAGGAGGCGGCCCGGATCCGCGCCATTGAGGAGAGGAAGAGGAAG GAGCAGGAATTGCTGAGGCAGCAAGAAGCGTCGACTGCTACCAAACTGGCGACAGTGATGGAGAAAAGCGAGGAACCTCAAGAGAAAGTTGTGTCGGAGGAGATT aaACAGTCTAGTGTGGAGATTCTAGAGGAGAGTTCTGAGACGGCCCCCGGATCTCAGGAAGGTGCTTGGGGGGAGGAGCAGGCTCCGTCCCAGGGTGATGAGAACCAGGATGAGCCCCTGGAAGATGAATCAGAGGAACAGGCGGCTTAG